DNA sequence from the Brienomyrus brachyistius isolate T26 chromosome 18, BBRACH_0.4, whole genome shotgun sequence genome:
GTGCAGTGGGGGGCAGCTGGAGCAGGGGGGATTACAGGGCCCGGGGGTGCAGAGGGACATACGACACCTCCATCGGGGACCTTGGCATCCGCATGGGCATCAGACTAGAGTCCTCAACCACTGCTACCAGAACGGCCCTCACCCGCATGGCGGATATGGACCCAGCCCACGGGCCCATCACCAGCTTAGGGTAAGAGCAGGTAACAGTTAGAGGTAATCACCAGAAAAATGAATCTCATCCAGTTTACTTTGGCTTGACTACCCCCTTCCTCTTCTGTAGTATGGGGCTCCTCACCAGCTTCATCACCCCCGAAATCACACCCCTGTGGGAGACATGTGGAGCCCTGCCCAGCAGGTAGGGCCTGTCGAAGCCCTTGGGACGCTCCACAGTGTCCTTACCAGTTCGCCTCCACTGCTCCGATACAGACTCGCACTTTTGCCAGTGAGTCTCACAGTACTGGTTCGTGTACTCAGCAGTGCAGGGGGGGCCCAGGAAAAATGATGGGCGGACACCTGAAGCGGcccacccctccccacacaGAACACTCCGTCATACAGcacacccctccccctgctGAAAACTGCCCCAGCAAGAGGATAAGGAGCTCCAGCTCCGAGCAGGTCAGcagcccccaccaccaccacctcaccaaTACACCATCTTAAGCACCAGGgaattcaggttcagaaagtcagCCTTTGAAATTACATACAAGGAATGAGGGACAGCAGCCTCACGTAGCATAAAACACTTCAGTGTTCAAAGGCTTTATTGGAAAGGAGGGTCTCTGTAGCATGATCCATATGGATTCAATTACCCCCTCCACAAACCCCCTATTGTCAGCACTGTAGCGCCCACTGCTGGACACGACCAATTCGCCAGGAGAAGCAAATGTTGAACTACCTGCTTGTTCTCCAGGTCTTCCACCCAGCTCTGCAACGATTcccaacacagagccacccGCCACCGCCAGCCCACCCCTCTGCTCGTCACATGTCCCCAAAATGGGCCTTCCGGAACGACAGGAAGGCTGGACCTCTGGAGTTCCAGGTATTTCTGATGTCCCTGCCACCAGCCTTTCCTTAAAAAGAGCCTGGCGCTTTTCCCCACAGTGACTAACAGCTGTCTCCATTTGTACAGCTGGATAGTTTACTGGAGCAGTTCAGGTTTTGTATCTTACTCAGTGGTACAGCAGATCAACCCGGGATTTGATCTACTCACCTTCCCATCGCAGGTGCTTGTTCTTGACTCCCATGCTATATGCCCATGAGTGAAACGCAGACTAACAGCATAATCACAGGGCAAGTGAGCCTGCACACTGATTGGCCGCTGTGTTGGTACTGATAATCCGACACAGTCCCGTATTTCATGGCTAACATCCTCATTACCTCCAATCCAGCAGGAGTCCTCCAGTCCATCTTTGGGAGGGCCCCCATACAGACCCCCACTGTGCAGGCCCTGGCCAGGGTCCCCAACCCCGCATTCCACATTGAACTATGCCCCCCGACACGGAGCACAGCCCAGCAAATCCACACCACCGCCCTGTCCACCCCCCCATAGCCGTGAGCCCCGAGCCTGCCCCATTCCTCGGGGGGTGGTGAGCGACAGGCCCCACCCCATACCAGCGAGCCTCACCGGCGTGCCTTACAGTCCCTCCCAGCCAGCCCCTCCCACTGGCAGCAGCACAGTACCCGAGCAGCTGAACCCTGCTGGAGGCTGGACGCCAGCAGGCAGAGATGGAAAGAGCGTGTTGGTGAGCCTGACCCCCGCCCATTAATCTGCCTGTGTGTCAAGCTGCAatggacagaggtggaaagtccaGGAAAAGttcacaaatccagaccaagattttgtttcaagcaaccagctgagtactatGTGACTGGCTtcatgaaacaaaaccttggtctggatttgtgaacttttcctggacctgaacttttcaTCTCTGGCAACGGATATGGATGAAGGAGTATACATATTTCAGAAATGCACGGGTATCAGACGGGATGTTTCTTTCTCACAGGACATGGGTCCCTCCAGGGCAGGGATGGAATCTCAGGGTCAGCAGCAGCAGCGGGTTGATAAGGCACCCAGGGAGCCTGTCTGTGGAAACCCCTCACAAACCTGCCCTCAAGACCCAGTGACCACATCCACTGAACCACTAAGCCAATCAAGCTCTCTCCAGAGTGACAGCTGGGTGGTGCTGACACAAGCCAAGCCCACTGCACCCTCTGACGTCTCCCCAGTGGATCGCACTAACAGCAGCAGTGGTGGAAGCAGACAGGTGGAACCCCCTTCACTACAGTCAGCATCTCAAGACAATGCCTCACCTGCGTATGGGCTCTCTATCGCCTCTGGACACTCCCCAGCATCACGCCCACATGCAGCATGCTCAGGATACCAGATGTCAGAGGAGACCGCCATCACCAGCAGACCGAATGGCTCACAGCCTCACTCGCCACTGGGCCCCCCTGACCCAGCCGCCACCAGATCCTGCCCGCAGAGCATGGCTGAGGCGCTGGATAGACTGGAGGCGAAGCTACAAGAGCACCTTCAAGCTCAGGAAAGACAGCTGCAGCAGGAGAAAATGGAGCGAGACCAGGAGAAGATAATGGCAGGAGGTGACAAGAACACGAAGGGCAATGAGCTGGAAAAAAAGGAGGGAGGTTGGAAGAAGACAGACACAGGGGAAGAAAAGGAGACCAGCCAGGAAGAGAAGCCATCTTCTCCTTTGATGGCCTCTCCCCCCAGCAACCCATCTCCTTACCCATCGCTGAGCCGCGCCGGGGCCCTTCCTGTCCTTGCGGCTTCAGAGAATCATGGGCCACCACCACTGACCCCTCAGACGGCATCTGCACGTGAAAAGCAAAGACAGAGGCAGGGAAGAGGGACTGGAGCATCACAGGGTCCTAATGCCAAGAGCACTTTGGAGATTATTACAAGTCTCAACAAAGACCGAGAAAAAGAATTACCCCAACTTTTTCTCAAGGGCTCCCGTCTGGAGACCCACCAGAGCACCAGCAGCAGTTCCATCAGGGAAACCTTCAAACTTTCGACAGCCAGCAAAGAACTTGTAGCCTCCAACAAGGGACCCTACAACTGTACTAGGAAGCTTTTGATACCCACTAAGGGGCCTTCGAAATCTCTAACCTCCAACAAGGAGTCATTGACACCCCTGACACCCAGACAGGAGATTCTGACTTCTGACAAGGATCCTCTCGTCTCCCCAACATCTAGTTGCAAGCGCATAACTCCAGGTGGAACTCGTTTTGAAGATGAACCCTCCGAGCTATGTAATGTTCGACCAGATGGTCTGCTCTCTGTCATGTGTCTGCTGGATGAACCTATCCAAAAGGAAGACAAAATGCTCTCCCATGGAGACCCTCTCTGTGCCCCTGACCTCCTTCCTGCCTCTAAGCTGCACTGTGGAGATGACCTGGGGCCGGATCCCCTTGCCAGCCCTCCCGTGCTTAGCAGGCAGGGCTCCTTAGCATCTCTGCCTTGTGAGGAGGATGACGAAGACGATGACCGGAGGATGAATAAGCATACCTTGAATCTCAGTTCCACACAGTGCCCATCAAGGTTGCCACAAGTGGGAACCAGCTACCGCCGCAGTGACCTTGCCAAGCTGTATGGACTGCCAGATTTGCCCAAAGAAGGTGAGGGGGAGGAggatgaagaagaagaagagtcAGAGCAAGATGACAACTCACAAGAGATGTCCCAGAGGCCACACCTTCACCAGACCGGGATGGGTGGCAAGTTTGAATCACTGGATTCTGCTCCGGAAGGCCAGAGATATACCTACCGTGGAGGCCCCTTCGGCAGACCTCCACCCAATGCCCTTGCAGGGGTCAAGTACTCTTCATCTCTGTCTCTTTGTCCCGAAGTGTGCACTTCACCTACTACCCTTCCTGGGCAAAATTCCAGCCAAACTCCAGCCTGCTCTGATCTGCCTAAAGGAGAAGGTCAGGAGCCAGTGGGAGAGCATGATGAAAAGAAAGTAGCTCTTCTAGAAGACGGAGAGAAGATAGAGAAGTGTGGGAAATCGGGGACAGAGACAAAGAACGTTTCTTCATCATCCTCTCTTCCCTTTGGACTGCCAACTACTTCATTCCACTGTAACTTGAAGTTAACCTCTATCCCAAGAGCCTCACTGAAGGAACTGGGTCGCAGCTGTGAGGTCCTGCTTACCCGACATCCCCTCCCAAATGGAGCTGGAGGTCGGATCAAGATGGAAAGGGAGGTGGAGGACACTGCAGAACCATCAAAAGGCAAAGGGCAAGGGAGGGAGAAGGGTCAAAAACGCAAACAGAGCAGCACACGCAGAAGAGAGCAGCGAAGCACAGAGAGGAAGAAAAAGCACAGAGGAACAAAGGAAGGGACTCAAGTctgctcttcctcttcttcatcCACTATCTCTCTGGGGTCCAGCTCACGGTCCATGTCTAACAAGCGATCGAAGGAGACTAAATCACGCAAAGACCGGAAGACCCGGCAGGTGCTGGGAAACCTTGACCTGCAGACTAAGGGGGTACAGGAGATCCGAAGGAGGACAGCCCCTGGTGACAATGAAGGGTGTGTGCAGCTTGACGACAAGAGAATGGAGGAGGGAGAAAGTGGGTCTTCTGTTGCAGGTAGCTCAGGATCCATGGCCGCCCCAGGTAGCAGCACAGTTACGACTGTGGCATCAACAACAGCAGTGACCCCCACAAGTGGTAGTCCTACCAATGGGCCCCCAACTCTGGGTGCAGCTGACTTACTGAAACTGAAGGCCCTGTCAGATGGACCTCCCCGAGAACTGAAAATACGACTGATCAAGGTAGAGAGTGGCAACAGGGAAACCTTCATCGCCTCTGAAGTTGAGGAGAAGAGGATCCCACTCTCAGATAttaccatcaaaaacacagcttCTGAGGTTGTCCAAGCCTGCAGGTAAGCAGTTTGGAGACTGGAAATGATGTTTCTTCTATGCCTAAGGTTTTGTTACTGCCTGCTGCGTCTTGTTTTATATCTTTACCCTTTTGACTTACCATATCCTGGGTGACGACAAAATGTTCTCATCTACCATTCCAGGGGAGCAAGGCTGAAAGGCAAACTCAGAGAGTCCTACTTGCTCCCAGCATTCTCTGTCAAGCCCAAAATGGTCAGCTGCATGCCTAATCCACGGGAGAAGCTcaatccccccaccccaagtatCTATGTGAGTATTTAATATCCACATATTCTAGTACTATGCAGTACGGAATTGCATAAACTGAAAGGCTAACTTCACTACGCTATACGGGAGGCTAATCAGAACATCACCACCTTTTGTGCAAAATGCTTTCTTAATTCAGATCTCGATTACTTTGTATCACAGTTGACTTCATGACATTGTATACTCATTTCCCCCTCATTCTCCTTTACTAACCTGAGATTTAGACAAG
Encoded proteins:
- the LOC125712753 gene encoding lysine-specific demethylase 6B-like isoform X5 translates to MHHSVDQFSGRGTRDPYPHDRPYRGPWVRAPPTRCTGSQPQFPPHMTPCHMTGPSHPRKFHKNSSPGCSGGQLEQGGLQGPGVQRDIRHLHRGPWHPHGHQTRVLNHCYQNGPHPHGGYGPSPRAHHQLRYGAPHQLHHPRNHTPVGDMWSPAQQQCRGGPGKMMGGHLKRPTPPHTEHSVIQHTPPPAENCPSKRIRSSSSEQVFHPALQRFPTQSHPPPPAHPSARHMSPKWAFRNDRKAGPLEFQQESSSPSLGGPPYRPPLCRPWPGSPTPHSTLNYAPRHGAQPSKSTPPPCPPPHSREPRACPIPRGVVSDRPHPIPASLTGVPYSPSQPAPPTGSSTVPEQLNPAGGWTPAGRDGKSVLDMGPSRAGMESQGQQQQRVDKAPREPVCGNPSQTCPQDPVTTSTEPLSQSSSLQSDSWVVLTQAKPTAPSDVSPVDRTNSSSGGSRQVEPPSLQSASQDNASPAYGLSIASGHSPASRPHAACSGYQMSEETAITSRPNGSQPHSPLGPPDPAATRSCPQSMAEALDRLEAKLQEHLQAQERQLQQEKMERDQEKIMAGGDKNTKGNELEKKEGGWKKTDTGEEKETSQEEKPSSPLMASPPSNPSPYPSLSRAGALPVLAASENHGPPPLTPQTASAREKQRQRQGRGTGASQGPNAKSTLEIITSLNKDREKELPQLFLKGSRLETHQSTSSSSIRETFKLSTASKELVASNKGPYNCTRKLLIPTKGPSKSLTSNKESLTPLTPRQEILTSDKDPLVSPTSSCKRITPGGTRFEDEPSELCNVRPDGLLSVMCLLDEPIQKEDKMLSHGDPLCAPDLLPASKLHCGDDLGPDPLASPPVLSRQGSLASLPCEEDDEDDDRRMNKHTLNLSSTQCPSRLPQVGTSYRRSDLAKLYGLPDLPKEGEGEEDEEEEESEQDDNSQEMSQRPHLHQTGMGGKFESLDSAPEGQRYTYRGGPFGRPPPNALAGVKYSSSLSLCPEVCTSPTTLPGQNSSQTPACSDLPKGEGQEPVGEHDEKKVALLEDGEKIEKCGKSGTETKNVSSSSSLPFGLPTTSFHCNLKLTSIPRASLKELGRSCEVLLTRHPLPNGAGGRIKMEREVEDTAEPSKGKGQGREKGQKRKQSSTRRREQRSTERKKKHRGTKEGTQVCSSSSSSTISLGSSSRSMSNKRSKETKSRKDRKTRQVLGNLDLQTKGVQEIRRRTAPGDNEGCVQLDDKRMEEGESGSSVAGSSGSMAAPGSSTVTTVASTTAVTPTSGSPTNGPPTLGAADLLKLKALSDGPPRELKIRLIKVESGNRETFIASEVEEKRIPLSDITIKNTASEVVQACRGARLKGKLRESYLLPAFSVKPKMVSCMPNPREKLNPPTPSIYLESKRDAFSPVLLQFCTDPKNPITVIRGLAGSLRLSLGLFSTKSLVEANGEHAVEVRTQVQQPADENWDPSGSTQTWPCESSRSHTTIAKYAQYQASSFQESLQEEKDVGEDEEEEEEQGHATDLTANGPTNTGTPSTEQKPLGKIIKFGTNIDLSDPKRWKPQLQELLKLPAFMRVSSSGNMLSHVGHTILGMNTVQLYMKVPGSRTPGVYASRSGYRTPGLCPSRSGYRTPGLCPLHSGHRTPGLCPCRSGYRTPGLCPSRSGYRTPGLCPSRSGYRTPGLCPSRSGYRTPGLCPLHSGYRTPGLCPSRSGYRTPGLCPLHSGHRTPGLCPCRSGYRTPGLCPSRSGYRTPGLCPSRSGYRTPGLCPLHSGYRTPGLCPLDSGYHTSGSCLSRTGYRTPGLCPLRSGYRTPGLCPSRSGYRTPGSCPSRSGYRTPGSCPSRSGYRTPGSCPSRSGYRTPGSCLFHSGYDSFWSAVPPYT
- the LOC125712753 gene encoding lysine-specific demethylase 6B-like isoform X4; the encoded protein is MHHSVDQFSGRGTRDPYPHDRPYRGPWVRAPPTRCTGSQPQFPPHMTPCHMTGPSHPRKFHKNSSPGCSGGQLEQGGLQGPGVQRDIRHLHRGPWHPHGHQTRVLNHCYQNGPHPHGGYGPSPRAHHQLRYGAPHQLHHPRNHTPVGDMWSPAQQQCRGGPGKMMGGHLKRPTPPHTEHSVIQHTPPPAENCPSKRIRSSSSEQVFHPALQRFPTQSHPPPPAHPSARHMSPKWAFRNDRKAGPLEFQQESSSPSLGGPPYRPPLCRPWPGSPTPHSTLNYAPRHGAQPSKSTPPPCPPPHSREPRACPIPRGVVSDRPHPIPASLTGVPYSPSQPAPPTGSSTVPEQLNPAGGWTPAGRDGKSVLDMGPSRAGMESQGQQQQRVDKAPREPVCGNPSQTCPQDPVTTSTEPLSQSSSLQSDSWVVLTQAKPTAPSDVSPVDRTNSSSGGSRQVEPPSLQSASQDNASPAYGLSIASGHSPASRPHAACSGYQMSEETAITSRPNGSQPHSPLGPPDPAATRSCPQSMAEALDRLEAKLQEHLQAQERQLQQEKMERDQEKIMAGGDKNTKGNELEKKEGGWKKTDTGEEKETSQEEKPSSPLMASPPSNPSPYPSLSRAGALPVLAASENHGPPPLTPQTASAREKQRQRQGRGTGASQGPNAKSTLEIITSLNKDREKELPQLFLKGSRLETHQSTSSSSIRETFKLSTASKELVASNKGPYNCTRKLLIPTKGPSKSLTSNKESLTPLTPRQEILTSDKDPLVSPTSSCKRITPGGTRFEDEPSELCNVRPDGLLSVMCLLDEPIQKEDKMLSHGDPLCAPDLLPASKLHCGDDLGPDPLASPPVLSRQGSLASLPCEEDDEDDDRRMNKHTLNLSSTQCPSRLPQVGTSYRRSDLAKLYGLPDLPKEGEGEEDEEEEESEQDDNSQEMSQRPHLHQTGMGGKFESLDSAPEGQRYTYRGGPFGRPPPNALAGVKYSSSLSLCPEVCTSPTTLPGQNSSQTPACSDLPKGEGQEPVGEHDEKKVALLEDGEKIEKCGKSGTETKNVSSSSSLPFGLPTTSFHCNLKLTSIPRASLKELGRSCEVLLTRHPLPNGAGGRIKMEREVEDTAEPSKGKGQGREKGQKRKQSSTRRREQRSTERKKKHRGTKEGTQVCSSSSSSTISLGSSSRSMSNKRSKETKSRKDRKTRQVLGNLDLQTKGVQEIRRRTAPGDNEGCVQLDDKRMEEGESGSSVAGSSGSMAAPGSSTVTTVASTTAVTPTSGSPTNGPPTLGAADLLKLKALSDGPPRELKIRLIKVESGNRETFIASEVEEKRIPLSDITIKNTASEVVQACRGARLKGKLRESYLLPAFSVKPKMVSCMPNPREKLNPPTPSIYLESKRDAFSPVLLQFCTDPKNPITVIRGLAGSLRLSLGLFSTKSLVEANGEHAVEVRTQVQQPADENWDPSGSTQTWPCESSRSHTTIAKYAQYQASSFQESLQEEKDVGEDEEEEEEQGHATDLTANGPTNTGTPSTEQKPLGKIIKFGTNIDLSDPKRWKPQLQELLKLPAFMRVSSSGNMLSHVGHTILGMNTVQLYMKVPGSRTPGVYASRSGYRTPGLCPSRSGYRTPGLCPLHSGHRTPGLCPCRSGYRTPGLCPSRSGYRTPGLCPSRSGYRTPGLCPSRSGYRTPGLCPLHSGYRTPGLCPSRSGYRTPGLCPSRSGYRTPGLCPSRSGYRTPGLCPSRSGYRTPGLCPLHSGYRTPGLCPLHSGHHTPGLCPSRSGYRTPGLCPLHSGYRTPGLCPLDSGYHTSGSCLSRTGYRTPGLCPLRSGYRTPGLCPSRSGYRTPGSCPSRSGYRTPGSCPSRSGYRTPGSCPSRSGYRTPGSCLFHSGYDSFWSAVPPYT
- the LOC125712753 gene encoding lysine-specific demethylase 6B-like isoform X6; amino-acid sequence: MHHSVDQFSGRGTRDPYPHDRPYRGPWVRAPPTRCTGSQPQFPPHMTPCHMTGPSHPRKFHKNSSPGCSGGQLEQGGLQGPGVQRDIRHLHRGPWHPHGHQTRVLNHCYQNGPHPHGGYGPSPRAHHQLRYGAPHQLHHPRNHTPVGDMWSPAQQQCRGGPGKMMGGHLKRPTPPHTEHSVIQHTPPPAENCPSKRIRSSSSEQVFHPALQRFPTQSHPPPPAHPSARHMSPKWAFRNDRKAGPLEFQQESSSPSLGGPPYRPPLCRPWPGSPTPHSTLNYAPRHGAQPSKSTPPPCPPPHSREPRACPIPRGVVSDRPHPIPASLTGVPYSPSQPAPPTGSSTVPEQLNPAGGWTPAGRDGKSVLDMGPSRAGMESQGQQQQRVDKAPREPVCGNPSQTCPQDPVTTSTEPLSQSSSLQSDSWVVLTQAKPTAPSDVSPVDRTNSSSGGSRQVEPPSLQSASQDNASPAYGLSIASGHSPASRPHAACSGYQMSEETAITSRPNGSQPHSPLGPPDPAATRSCPQSMAEALDRLEAKLQEHLQAQERQLQQEKMERDQEKIMAGGDKNTKGNELEKKEGGWKKTDTGEEKETSQEEKPSSPLMASPPSNPSPYPSLSRAGALPVLAASENHGPPPLTPQTASAREKQRQRQGRGTGASQGPNAKSTLEIITSLNKDREKELPQLFLKGSRLETHQSTSSSSIRETFKLSTASKELVASNKGPYNCTRKLLIPTKGPSKSLTSNKESLTPLTPRQEILTSDKDPLVSPTSSCKRITPGGTRFEDEPSELCNVRPDGLLSVMCLLDEPIQKEDKMLSHGDPLCAPDLLPASKLHCGDDLGPDPLASPPVLSRQGSLASLPCEEDDEDDDRRMNKHTLNLSSTQCPSRLPQVGTSYRRSDLAKLYGLPDLPKEGEGEEDEEEEESEQDDNSQEMSQRPHLHQTGMGGKFESLDSAPEGQRYTYRGGPFGRPPPNALAGVKYSSSLSLCPEVCTSPTTLPGQNSSQTPACSDLPKGEGQEPVGEHDEKKVALLEDGEKIEKCGKSGTETKNVSSSSSLPFGLPTTSFHCNLKLTSIPRASLKELGRSCEVLLTRHPLPNGAGGRIKMEREVEDTAEPSKGKGQGREKGQKRKQSSTRRREQRSTERKKKHRGTKEGTQVCSSSSSSTISLGSSSRSMSNKRSKETKSRKDRKTRQVLGNLDLQTKGVQEIRRRTAPGDNEGCVQLDDKRMEEGESGSSVAGSSGSMAAPGSSTVTTVASTTAVTPTSGSPTNGPPTLGAADLLKLKALSDGPPRELKIRLIKVESGNRETFIASEVEEKRIPLSDITIKNTASEVVQACRGARLKGKLRESYLLPAFSVKPKMVSCMPNPREKLNPPTPSIYLESKRDAFSPVLLQFCTDPKNPITVIRGLAGSLRLSLGLFSTKSLVEANGEHAVEVRTQVQQPADENWDPSGSTQTWPCESSRSHTTIAKYAQYQASSFQESLQEEKDVGEDEEEEEEQGHATDLTANGPTNTGTPSTEQKPLGKIIKFGTNIDLSDPKRWKPQLQELLKLPAFMRVSSSGNMLSHVGHTILGMNTVQLYMKVPGSRTPGVYASRSGYRTPGLCPSRSGYRTPGLCPLHSGHRTPGLCPCRSGYRTPGLCPSRSGYRTPGLCPSRSGYRTPGLCPSRSGYRTPGLCPSRSGYRTPGLCPSRSGYRTPGLCPSRSGYRTPGLCPLHSGYRTPGLCPLHSGHHTPGLCPSRSGYRTPGLCPLHSGYRTPGLCPLDSGYHTSGSCLSRTGYRTPGLCPLRSGYRTPGLCPSRSGYRTPGSCPSRSGYRTPGSCPSRSGYRTPGSCPSRSGYRTPGSCLFHSGYDSFWSAVPPYT
- the LOC125712753 gene encoding lysine-specific demethylase 6B-like isoform X11, with the translated sequence MHHSVDQFSGRGTRDPYPHDRPYRGPWVRAPPTRCTGSQPQFPPHMTPCHMTGPSHPRKFHKNSSPGCSGGQLEQGGLQGPGVQRDIRHLHRGPWHPHGHQTRVLNHCYQNGPHPHGGYGPSPRAHHQLRYGAPHQLHHPRNHTPVGDMWSPAQQQCRGGPGKMMGGHLKRPTPPHTEHSVIQHTPPPAENCPSKRIRSSSSEQVFHPALQRFPTQSHPPPPAHPSARHMSPKWAFRNDRKAGPLEFQQESSSPSLGGPPYRPPLCRPWPGSPTPHSTLNYAPRHGAQPSKSTPPPCPPPHSREPRACPIPRGVVSDRPHPIPASLTGVPYSPSQPAPPTGSSTVPEQLNPAGGWTPAGRDGKSVLDMGPSRAGMESQGQQQQRVDKAPREPVCGNPSQTCPQDPVTTSTEPLSQSSSLQSDSWVVLTQAKPTAPSDVSPVDRTNSSSGGSRQVEPPSLQSASQDNASPAYGLSIASGHSPASRPHAACSGYQMSEETAITSRPNGSQPHSPLGPPDPAATRSCPQSMAEALDRLEAKLQEHLQAQERQLQQEKMERDQEKIMAGGDKNTKGNELEKKEGGWKKTDTGEEKETSQEEKPSSPLMASPPSNPSPYPSLSRAGALPVLAASENHGPPPLTPQTASAREKQRQRQGRGTGASQGPNAKSTLEIITSLNKDREKELPQLFLKGSRLETHQSTSSSSIRETFKLSTASKELVASNKGPYNCTRKLLIPTKGPSKSLTSNKESLTPLTPRQEILTSDKDPLVSPTSSCKRITPGGTRFEDEPSELCNVRPDGLLSVMCLLDEPIQKEDKMLSHGDPLCAPDLLPASKLHCGDDLGPDPLASPPVLSRQGSLASLPCEEDDEDDDRRMNKHTLNLSSTQCPSRLPQVGTSYRRSDLAKLYGLPDLPKEGEGEEDEEEEESEQDDNSQEMSQRPHLHQTGMGGKFESLDSAPEGQRYTYRGGPFGRPPPNALAGVKYSSSLSLCPEVCTSPTTLPGQNSSQTPACSDLPKGEGQEPVGEHDEKKVALLEDGEKIEKCGKSGTETKNVSSSSSLPFGLPTTSFHCNLKLTSIPRASLKELGRSCEVLLTRHPLPNGAGGRIKMEREVEDTAEPSKGKGQGREKGQKRKQSSTRRREQRSTERKKKHRGTKEGTQVCSSSSSSTISLGSSSRSMSNKRSKETKSRKDRKTRQVLGNLDLQTKGVQEIRRRTAPGDNEGCVQLDDKRMEEGESGSSVAGSSGSMAAPGSSTVTTVASTTAVTPTSGSPTNGPPTLGAADLLKLKALSDGPPRELKIRLIKVESGNRETFIASEVEEKRIPLSDITIKNTASEVVQACRGARLKGKLRESYLLPAFSVKPKMVSCMPNPREKLNPPTPSIYLESKRDAFSPVLLQFCTDPKNPITVIRGLAGSLRLSLGLFSTKSLVEANGEHAVEVRTQVQQPADENWDPSGSTQTWPCESSRSHTTIAKYAQYQASSFQESLQEEKDVGEDEEEEEEQGHATDLTANGPTNTGTPSTEQKPLGKIIKFGTNIDLSDPKRWKPQLQELLKLPAFMRVSSSGNMLSHVGHTILGMNTVQLYMKVPGSRTPGVYASRSGYRTPGLCPSRSGYRTPGLCPSRSGYRTPGLCPSRSGYRTPGLCPLHSGYRTPGLCPLDSGYHTSGSCLSRTGYRTPGLCPLRSGYRTPGLCPSRSGYRTPGSCPSRSGYRTPGSCPSRSGYRTPGSCPSRSGYRTPGSCLFHSGYDSFWSAVPPYT
- the LOC125712753 gene encoding uncharacterized protein LOC125712753 isoform X3 encodes the protein MHHSVDQFSGRGTRDPYPHDRPYRGPWVRAPPTRCTGSQPQFPPHMTPCHMTGPSHPRKFHKNSSPGCSGGQLEQGGLQGPGVQRDIRHLHRGPWHPHGHQTRVLNHCYQNGPHPHGGYGPSPRAHHQLRYGAPHQLHHPRNHTPVGDMWSPAQQCRGGPGKMMGGHLKRPTPPHTEHSVIQHTPPPAENCPSKRIRSSSSEQVFHPALQRFPTQSHPPPPAHPSARHMSPKWAFRNDRKAGPLEFQQESSSPSLGGPPYRPPLCRPWPGSPTPHSTLNYAPRHGAQPSKSTPPPCPPPHSREPRACPIPRGVVSDRPHPIPASLTGVPYSPSQPAPPTGSSTVPEQLNPAGGWTPAGRDGKSVLDMGPSRAGMESQGQQQQRVDKAPREPVCGNPSQTCPQDPVTTSTEPLSQSSSLQSDSWVVLTQAKPTAPSDVSPVDRTNSSSGGSRQVEPPSLQSASQDNASPAYGLSIASGHSPASRPHAACSGYQMSEETAITSRPNGSQPHSPLGPPDPAATRSCPQSMAEALDRLEAKLQEHLQAQERQLQQEKMERDQEKIMAGGDKNTKGNELEKKEGGWKKTDTGEEKETSQEEKPSSPLMASPPSNPSPYPSLSRAGALPVLAASENHGPPPLTPQTASAREKQRQRQGRGTGASQGPNAKSTLEIITSLNKDREKELPQLFLKGSRLETHQSTSSSSIRETFKLSTASKELVASNKGPYNCTRKLLIPTKGPSKSLTSNKESLTPLTPRQEILTSDKDPLVSPTSSCKRITPGGTRFEDEPSELCNVRPDGLLSVMCLLDEPIQKEDKMLSHGDPLCAPDLLPASKLHCGDDLGPDPLASPPVLSRQGSLASLPCEEDDEDDDRRMNKHTLNLSSTQCPSRLPQVGTSYRRSDLAKLYGLPDLPKEGEGEEDEEEEESEQDDNSQEMSQRPHLHQTGMGGKFESLDSAPEGQRYTYRGGPFGRPPPNALAGVKYSSSLSLCPEVCTSPTTLPGQNSSQTPACSDLPKGEGQEPVGEHDEKKVALLEDGEKIEKCGKSGTETKNVSSSSSLPFGLPTTSFHCNLKLTSIPRASLKELGRSCEVLLTRHPLPNGAGGRIKMEREVEDTAEPSKGKGQGREKGQKRKQSSTRRREQRSTERKKKHRGTKEGTQVCSSSSSSTISLGSSSRSMSNKRSKETKSRKDRKTRQVLGNLDLQTKGVQEIRRRTAPGDNEGCVQLDDKRMEEGESGSSVAGSSGSMAAPGSSTVTTVASTTAVTPTSGSPTNGPPTLGAADLLKLKALSDGPPRELKIRLIKVESGNRETFIASEVEEKRIPLSDITIKNTASEVVQACRGARLKGKLRESYLLPAFSVKPKMVSCMPNPREKLNPPTPSIYLESKRDAFSPVLLQFCTDPKNPITVIRGLAGSLRLSLGLFSTKSLVEANGEHAVEVRTQVQQPADENWDPSGSTQTWPCESSRSHTTIAKYAQYQASSFQESLQEEKDVGEDEEEEEEQGHATDLTANGPTNTGTPSTEQKPLGKIIKFGTNIDLSDPKRWKPQLQELLKLPAFMRVSSSGNMLSHVGHTILGMNTVQLYMKVPGSRTPGVYASRSGYRTPGLCPSRSGYRTPGLCPLHSGHRTPGLCPCRSGYRTPGLCPSRSGYRTPGLCPSRSGYRTPGLCPSRSGYRTPGLCPLHSGYRTPGLCPSRSGYRTPGLCPLHSGHRTPGLCPCRSGYRTPGLCPSRSGYRTPGLCPSRSGYRTPGLCPSRSGYRTPGLCPLHSGYRTPGLCPLHSGHHTPGLCPSRSGYRTPGLCPLHSGYRTPGLCPLDSGYHTSGSCLSRTGYRTPGLCPLRSGYRTPGLCPSRSGYRTPGSCPSRSGYRTPGSCPSRSGYRTPGSCPSRSGYRTPGSCLFHSGYDSFWSAVPPYT